In Alloyangia pacifica, the following proteins share a genomic window:
- a CDS encoding response regulator, with the protein MMAQQAAQAVTRPANMLRVLIADDHDLLRDTLQIFLEGEGTFETVCVASYSEAEALVKAGEQFDLVLLDYSMPGMNALEGFNKMRALEGSQRVAIISGTANRDVAEQVLEAGAAGFLPKTLSAKSLVNAVRFMAMGEQYAPLDFMRQEEATPSHPMAERLSPRELEVLEGLTHGKSNKEIARDLDIREPTVKLHVKTLYRKIGASNRTQAALLAKEAGLF; encoded by the coding sequence ATGATGGCACAGCAGGCGGCACAGGCGGTAACCAGACCGGCCAATATGCTCCGCGTTTTGATCGCCGACGACCATGATCTGCTGCGCGACACGCTCCAGATTTTTCTTGAAGGCGAAGGCACTTTTGAGACCGTCTGCGTCGCAAGCTACTCCGAAGCCGAAGCGCTGGTGAAGGCGGGGGAGCAGTTCGACCTCGTGCTGCTCGATTATTCGATGCCCGGCATGAACGCGCTTGAGGGCTTCAACAAGATGCGCGCGCTCGAGGGCTCGCAGCGGGTGGCGATCATCTCCGGCACTGCGAATCGCGACGTCGCTGAGCAGGTGCTCGAGGCTGGCGCCGCGGGCTTCCTGCCCAAGACGCTCTCGGCCAAGTCGCTGGTCAACGCTGTGCGCTTCATGGCGATGGGCGAGCAATACGCGCCGCTGGATTTCATGCGCCAGGAAGAGGCCACGCCGAGCCACCCGATGGCCGAGCGCCTGTCGCCGCGCGAGCTGGAAGTGCTCGAGGGCTTGACCCATGGCAAGTCGAACAAGGAGATCGCCCGCGATCTCGACATTCGCGAACCGACGGTGAAATTGCACGTCAAGACGCTCTACCGCAAGATCGGCGCGTCGAACCGCACCCAGGCCGCGCTGCTGGCCAAAGAGGCCGGCCTGTTCTGA
- a CDS encoding oxidoreductase, producing the protein MLGLPPLRTLIALALFVAPVAAAAAQNLPVPEEKPLLVVSGAISNTNVDDTASFDFEMLEGLDTVTFTTKTIWTDGDQTFTGVQLSDLMDLVGATGDEIKATAINDYAVNIPRADWVDGGPIVAFLNSGEKMAVRDKGPLWIVYPFDQRPEYQTEQIYSRAIWQLDRIVVLD; encoded by the coding sequence ATGCTCGGTCTTCCGCCCCTGCGCACGCTCATCGCCCTCGCTCTTTTCGTCGCGCCCGTGGCAGCTGCGGCGGCGCAGAACCTGCCGGTGCCCGAGGAGAAACCCCTGCTTGTGGTCAGTGGAGCGATCTCGAACACCAATGTGGACGACACCGCCTCCTTCGATTTCGAGATGCTCGAGGGGCTGGACACAGTGACCTTCACCACCAAGACCATATGGACGGACGGCGACCAGACCTTCACCGGTGTGCAGCTGAGCGACCTGATGGACCTGGTCGGCGCCACCGGCGACGAGATCAAGGCAACGGCGATCAACGACTACGCGGTGAACATTCCCCGCGCGGATTGGGTGGACGGCGGACCGATCGTTGCCTTCCTCAACAGCGGCGAGAAGATGGCCGTGCGTGACAAGGGCCCCCTCTGGATCGTCTATCCCTTCGACCAGCGGCCCGAGTACCAGACCGAGCAGATTTACTCTCGTGCAATCTGGCAGTTGGACCGCATCGTCGTGCTTGACTAG